The Anser cygnoides isolate HZ-2024a breed goose chromosome 20, Taihu_goose_T2T_genome, whole genome shotgun sequence genome contains the following window.
TGCTTAACTTCTCTGCATTTGACTCCTTGGCCATCGTTGTCCCTTTGGGATGTGCTCAGACAAGTGCTTGCTGTCAAGTTGCAGTGGGTTCAGAAAAGTTTTGCTAGTTTTACTGCACCCCAGCTGAGGTGATGTCACCTGTAATTGCTCCAGCTCAGTTACGAGCTCTCATCTGACCACAGCCTTAGCCAGTACTCCCTGAATCAGAAGGCTGCTGGAGgtttccccccttttcctccaTATAACCCAAAGCATGTCTGCCCTCTGGAACTGAATCCCTGATTTTCCTGGGACTATTCCATTAAGGTTTGCACACCCCAGCACCAGGAATGTGCCTCTCTGCCACAAACGAGGTCAAGATAAGCCTGTCACTCCAGTTGGAGGAGACTGATGTTGCCTACAGGTTTTTGGGTACATTAATTCTGTCTTCCTTACTGAGTAATCTCCTGGGAGGTGTCACTAGTGTTTCACTGTTTAATATGTTAATTTATGGgtaaatgaaaatgttgctCTAAATAACCGGAATTTTCCTAGCAAGCTGTGTATTACCTAAAAAAATAGTCAAAGCATAGCTCAAAGCTCAGTTCTCTGAACTGAGAAATTAACTGCAAAAGTATTGGTGTTCCCTGACATGAGGTTGCATGGGTCAGCAGAGccccagatttttttctaatttaaccCTATAGTTTGAGAATTACTAAGGGAATTGTAAGTCAGATCTCCTTGCAGCTATGCTGTGCTCCTCAGAAGCCTGTCTCATATTGCAGTTTCTGTTCAAATAACTTGCTTCTGAGaatcagtttaattttaaaactcaaGGATGAACCCAAAAGTGAGTTTGCCAAATATGTACTGCAAAATTAATCTTGCTTGGGATTTACTTAAGATTTTCTTTAGATTTCCctggggaaccccccccccttttttttttttgtttcctccagAGGAATTGATCCTTCTTAGGAGCACAAGAAAGAGCTGACTGGACAGTCACAGCTTGAATTTATGGGAGAtgtatgttttatttgcttgaaGCAAAATCGTTAAATTCTTACTCTTGTCCGTAATAAACAATCTACCTTAGCACATCCACTAAATACAAGGGAGTGAGGGCTCATGGGTCTTTGGTGATTAATATGCTTTGGTTCAGAACTTATAGCCTGATCCTGCCACTGGGGCCTCAGACATGTGGTTAAGTTACTGACACTTACTAAGTCACCATGCATCAGCTGAGCTGCAGTAATCGACTGGGCGCACTCCTTTCCTTTGGCAAACATGAGGTAAGAGTCCTTAGTTTAAATCTCAGTGAAATACATAGagctaacacatttttcatcatgtttGGGGTTGGGTTGGAGACGTGCAAATGGCTGGTTACTGTGGCTCAGATGACATGTAGTAATACATTGTGTTGTGGTCGCTGAATTGTGTGTCGAAGCCTCTAGTCACAAGTCCCATTTATCCCGGTGAAATAATTGTGTTTTCTGTCAGAGGACAGGCCGATCTCAGAAATGAGGATGAATTGGGCTAGGTTTCTGCTAGCTTAGCGTGAGAACCGGGCATGCACTCATGAAGTCTGTCCGTCTCCTGTTTCAGAAAAAGGGAGTGAAGCGAAAAGCGGACACGACAACGCCCACCACCTCTGCCATCACTGCCAGCCGAAGCGAGTCACCCACACCCCTCTCGGACCCCAAACAGGCCAAAATCATCGCCCGACGGGAGAGCGGCGGCCGGCCCATCAAACCACCAAAGAAAGACCTTGAGGATGGAGAGGTCCCCCAGCACGCAGGGAAGAAAGGCAAACTCTCTgagcacctcaagtactgtgacAGCATTCTCAAGGAGATGCTCTCGAAGAAGCATGCAGCCTATGCATGGCCCTTTTACAAGCCTGTTGATGCAGAGGCCTTGGAACTACATGACTATCATGATATTATCAAACACCCCATGGATCTCAGTACTGTTAAAGTACGTCCACATTTACCACCTCTTTTGCAGGGTGTCACGGCCCTCTGGTTGCAGAGGACTGGCTCCTtctgggggagggggaagggacaAGGGTGGAAAACTGAAACTGGATATCATCtggatatttttatattttgtttccttaccctctccttttttccccataatctgggacttttttttcctgccctacAAAGCAGACTATATGATGGCATCCTCTTCTCTTTACAGATAGTCCAGCTATTTAAACTTGTGTTATTGGGATCGTGTTGCACTCAGAGAAGAAGAGGTGCTGTATTTCATATGATTCAATTAATAGTATCCCATTTCCAGAAACTGCTGCCTGGCTACTTGTTGGCATGATGCGTAGTCCAGATAGGCTTACGCTGAGCAATTCCAGCTGGAACACGATGATCTACTGGTAGGCAGGGGGAGGAAATAATGTGATGCTTGTGTGGTACGAGATTGGCTCTTCAAGACTTTAGCTTAGCGTGGTCCAATATTCGAGATGTTTTCCCCAATAGACTGGGGAGTTTCTTAGCCCCTCCTAAATATCCACAGAGCAAAGCTGTGTCTTTCTAGTTCCCATTTCTGCTTGGCCATTGCAATTGGTGTCAGTGGAGGTGTGACTTTCTTCCATGTGCAGGAAGTTAAGGTGTCTCTGCTGGCTTTCATGAGCATGCCAGCACTGTTTTGCTCCCAGCTCAGCAAATGTCTAGGATTGTTTAAAATGCTCAGGTGACAAAAGGACAGCCGCGTTCTCAGATTGCTTACATGTTCCTTGGCAAAATCTTTCACAAtacctggcagcagcaggtggtGCTCTAATGTGCCATTCCATTCAGCAATGATGCTGCAGGGATTCTTACTACAGCTATAGCATTTTTAAGAGTATTCTAGTTGTATTATTTAATGGTGAGAGAATAGTTATCCCAGTCTGTGCACTGAGGACTAAACCAAGAGTTACCAGTGTCTGAGTTAATTGCCATCCTGATGCCATGGTCATTGGCAAGTTTCCCCGTGCCTCTCTGCCTTAGTTTCCCCAGTCATAAAATGGggataaataatatttaaccTACCTCACAGGGCTGTTGGGAAGACAGATATCTGGAAGGTGTTATCGAAATACTAAATATTATTATTGATTGGGTTTGTACAGAGAAGACCCTCTCTGAGCTGGCAAGAGTGTTGCAAGTGGGCTCTGGTGGAGCTGGGCTTGGAGACAATTCATCTCCTGATCTTGCTGTGCCCTTGCTTTGTTCACAAAAACCAGTGCAATGTGCAGTATTTTCTTAAACTTGCAATTAAGCCAAGTTGTGTTAAAGGCCTGCAGCAATTTcctgggaagaaaagagagTAAGAAGGGTGAGTTGAGCTGCAGGCAAGAAGGGGGAGCCAGAAACAAGTGGtaaaagcaggagaaaggagTAGGTTGATCACTGTAGTTTGGGAAGTTGGAGCACGGGTGCCTGGCTGGGATGTTCTGCTGACAGAGGAAGGTCTCAATGTTTTCTTGAGTAAGTTTCCATTTCCTCTTGCTCTGAGCATGGATGAAGGAGGGAGAAGTTCCCATCAGTTTTGGTACTGCAGTTTGTTTGCCATCCTGCTGATCTTGGAGAGCCAGTACTGGAGGCCTACTTAGCCCTTGCACGTTGCTTTAATGATATGACTGCATCCCTTGCTGTCAAGGTCTGCTCAATTCCCTTTGCATtggagtcatttttttttccacttagcTTGAAGGTCCATCCACGTGGATTATAAAGTAGGATTATAAAGTAATCCTAGGATTATAAagtaattcaggttggaagagacctcaggaGGTCATGGTGTTTGGCGTACCATGCATACAGTTCTGCCTGCCTGTGCTTATCACTGGCTGCGTCAAAATCAGTTCCGAGTTCCTGAAGTGGCCAGTAGCTGTAAAGGGCGTCTGCTTCACCAACATGACTGAGATGGGGAGAAGCATCTCTGGCTCAGTGCAACTCTTCTTTCCGTTATCACACTAGAGGGATGCTCAGTTATTGATAACCTCTTCTCTACCTGTTCTGTGAAAACAATTAGATGATCGTGTCCTAGATGAAGTCATTCAGTTACTGTACTGGCGAACCTAGTCCTTTCAAGACGTGGTCTCGGCTCCGTCGCATCTCCTTGACTTCATAGGGATGCCGTGGGTCTCTCCAGAGATACCTGCTGCCTGGTGGATCAAGCCCAGGTGAACGCAGTAAGATTACGGATGAAAAGTGGAATCCTGACTGTCAAAGCTGATATTTTCACATGTGACTAGGTGGCTTCTCATTGCGAGggcttctgtgctgtgttttacAAAATGTAGGTGCAATGCTATGATTTTTTGGGGTTGGTGACTGCTGCTTCATACTTGAAACTCTCTGTAGTCCtaactttattcttttttaaaagtgtctATCTCTGCACTTCTTCTGCAAGTGTGGGTGATCCTTTCCCTCTGTACTTTTGTAGTATAGGTCAGAAAGCTGGAGAAGAATTACTGGCAGACCCGACAGAGTCTTTTGTATGTAAAGACTCTGGACTTGTCTTTCTACgtagtagattttttttttaataaacttgtTTGAAGTGCTGTCTTGTATTGTTCTTTATGAAGTGTTTTGTTGTCGTTGCCCTTGGCCTGTAGATCATGGCGTGACTTTTCTGAGATGCAGTCTATAACATGTTAAGTGCCTGGAACAGAAACCTGCCTTTTGCAGGCAGTGCAGGTGTCAGGGGCTTTCTCTGTGGCTCTGAAAGGCTCGAGATGTAATTCTGCACAAGTGACAATGGTTGTGGGAAAGCAGTGCAAGTAATGGCCTTCAGACTAATCTTGAGAGAATTATATGAGGAACTAAAACATAAACATTGCTGCAGCTGTAAAGGATTCCGCAGTACCTGGCAGCTTGGAACTTCAGTTCTCTGATTGTACGAAGTTTGATTTCCATTAGGGAATGCCTTTCATGCCCAggagcatattttttttcaggctgtgCACCCAGCAGAGGTGTTCTTCGGAAGGATTTGGAGATGGTTTGCGTGGTGGAAGCAGCAGGTTGGTTGTCGTGGCTGTGCCGTGGCAGGCGAGAGgtggaggggctgcagcagagcacgtcgcagctgggagcagaggggtgAGCTGGGGTGCTGTGCCGGGCTAGGACTGGAAGCAGCAAGAGCTGAGGGCACAGGGGGTCTGCAGGGATCTCGGTCATCACAGTGCAGGGGAGAAGTGCAGAACTGTTTGGAACAGAGAAAGGATGAGACatggggagaaagggagagaagggcATGGATTATGCTTTAAAATCGAAGAGGCAGCAGCCCTTAACTCCCCAAAGCAGTTGAAATGCTTGCTGTGAAGCTGTAGcggtgctcagctgctgctgccctgtccACGGGCATGCAGGTTGCAGTGTGCTCATGtcctctgctggtgctggggagcgTGGGCACGGGGAGGCAGGGTGCTGTGCCCGCCACGCAGTGCAGGATGAGGCCccgcagagcccagcagcagggatgtgGACGTCTCTGCCTTTGGTTTGCTCCGTGGTGAACAAACAATGGTCCTTGCCGTGTAAGAGGATTTCTAAAGGTGTTTACTTTTGGAATAAAGTGCTACGTCCAGGGATCTGACTGTGCTCATCGGTTAACTTTATGGCAGTGATTGCTGTGGCTTCCAAGCAGCTGAGTCCTGGGGTCTTGAAAGTGACAAGAAGGCTCTTTGGGgaaatttttaaagatttctttatTTGCACCTATTGTAAAGTACAAATGCAGTTTCCCAAGGCAGCTCTTCTTGTTGAGGCAGATTTTGTAGGGTACAACTAGGCCCCCAGAAATAAGTCGGAGTCCTCGTGGTTTGATGTCTGCTGAAGTTCTTGGAACTGTGTTGCTGTGTCCTTCGTGGGCACCTGCCCTGATGCCATGTGCTTGGAGGGCAGGTCGATGTCCAGCTTAgtcttggagaagagaaaatggaaaggagaCGTTTAACATGTTTGGAGACCTAACAAGATTGCTGCAAGAAGGGAGGGAACGGTTTTCTCTGCATCCTTGGCAGGCAGGACAAGTCTTACCTTAGAGCAGGAGGATGCTAGACATTAGGAAACAAATTTCTGAATGTTAAAGAATATTAAACAATAGAATTAATTGCTGTATGagagatgagattttttttttttcgagcTGGCCTCCCAGCACCCTTTCCAGTCCTGCTATCTATGTCTTCTGATTTGCCAttgtaaatgttaaaaaaaaaaaaaaagtgttaaacaGCAGAATATATCAAAGTGAATTAGTAACCTAAATATATTCCACCACATCGTTTTAAAATCCTCTTTCTTTTGTcaagttaatttttctttacacgaaagcagaaaaaaaaaatcgacaGTTTAAAGCATTGGGCTATAAAACTGTTGGTTTTGGATGAAAGCAAAGCCTCAGACactgaaatgtatttcacaGGCTGTAATCAGCCACTGAGCGTGCCAAACAAATACAAGCATATCAAAAAGGCCTTTCATGCAGCAAGAcgtcttttaaaataaatggaccCTTTCGTTTGAAcatattgttttgctttggagtTGGCCTGAGACCCTTTACAAACAAGGCCAGCTCTCCTTCAGACAGGAGAGGCGCACAAATTGTGTTTCCCTCCCCATCTTTGTGCTGCGGTTCGGAGGCTTGCCCCTCGTTTATTTACCAAGGGCATGAGCTCTCGTGACAGAAGCTGCACGGGCGTcgagctgcagccctgcagggagcgATGCTGCAGGAACGTCACCACCCTGCAGGCAGATCCCTCCAAAGCTGCATCCCTGAAGGTGCAATTCTGCCTTATTTGGAACAAAAGCAGTTCTAGGAGTCATTGCAATGTTTCAAAGTAATTCCGATATCTGCCTCATTCAAAGCTGTGACATATGTTTAATTTCCATTGAACAAGTGGGAGTTTTTCTAGCCTAAGCCTAAGTACCCCTGTCTTCTGCTCTGGTGGGGAAGGAGCCTTGCCTGATCCCATCTGCAGCCTGTCTGCCAGCCGCTGGGGGATACAGGTGCACAAGACATACAAAAGGGAGGCTGCGCGCACTTGGCAAACAGCgagtttctttaaaatcatgTCTTTTAGATGCAAATGAAATCTAGTGTTAGCTTTTTTTATGTCCTTTTGGTAGGAGTAAATGGAGCTAAGGTTTTATACGTGGTAGTAATACATGCATAAAATCAATTAAGTGCTAGGAATGCCATAAACTGTTCTCTAAACCAAATCATTCAGTCCCAAACAGCAGGAGAAGTGGATGAAATTGAGAGctagaaaatgagagaaagaaacaaggtGCAAATATTTAGCTGCTGATATTTTTCCTCACTACAGTAGGAAATAATATAAGGAACTGGTTTGTAAAGGATGAATTCTGTATCTATCGGTTGGACTTTTAAAATCACGAGCTGGTTCTGTAGCTTAACAGCAAGTGCCTGACTTAGTGTAGAAATCACCAAGTGTAATTCATGCCTTGTGTTAGAAGGAAGCCAGGAGAAGGCTGTAATCTTCTCTGCCCTCTCAGATTTAGAGGGTAAAAATACCCAAGCAGCATATAGAAATACATGCTGAAGGTAATCCTGTCATTGTAACGTTGTTGTCTGTTGACTCCCTGCCCTTCAGTCTATGTTTTTTGCTTACATTAGTTTCTAATCCTGCAAACTCTTTTTCTATCTGACTGCCTTTATTTTCTAGCAGAATGGGGGCCCTGACAAACTTACATAGTACCGTTAAAGAAAACAACCCAAATATAGAATCTTAAGAGCTTAAACTATTGTGGAACTAGATCAGCTTGTTTAGTTGTCtggcttttgtttgcttattttaaaaagcagaaactcTAAATGTTATTTAGGAGCTAATAAGTCTGATCAAACTACTGTTCTCTTAGACAAATGTGATTTTTGAAGCTGTTCTGAGCTCTCTCCATGACACACATCCTTCATGCGATTACTATAAATGCTTTTTGCTTAtggctttttctcccctttccctttggcttgtttgtttgcagaaAAAGATGGACAGTCGGGAATACCAGGATGCACAAGGTTTTGCAGCAGATATTCGGTTAATGTTCTCTAATTGTTACAAGTACAATCCTCCAGACCACGAAGTGGTAGCCATGGCCAGGAAGCTCCAGGTAAAGGTGTTGGCAACTGCATCTTTCCGAGTACATTTAGTTCAGCTATACGGTGTCCATTCAGAGATCCAAGCATGGATCTGCTCTTGGCACCATCAAGGGAGAGTCGGTGATTCTTCCAGTCCTCAAAAAGAGCCTTTAGATAATCTCTGATGCAGAACCGTTGTGTTCTTCACGTGGCATGGCCCAATGCCATTCCTAAAATGTTATGATCATTGCTATATAAAATAATGGGAGTATTTTCTTGGGCTTACAGAGTATGTGTACCCCTCTGTACATGCACCTTGGAAAAGCTGGGAGAAATTGTGCAAGAAATTGAGCTGAAAACTGTGCAATGTACAGTACAAGAGCGAGTGCTTCAGCCTTTGGATAGGATGTGGGGTATCCTGGCATTAAGACCAGCTGTGCAGTTGGCATGCAGAGGCTGAGCTTCCTCCCTGACCTTTATGGAAGAGCTAAAGACCAATTTAGAAGTCTgctgagcagaggagcagcaaaGAGTGAAGCCAAACCTAGAGGGAAGTTTGTTAGAAAAGCCAGAACGGGTCAGATCCGTTTAGTCTAGTGCCCctctctggaagaggctggTGCAGACAAGATGCAGAAGCCTCCCAGGAAGCGGAGGTGTGAGAGCCCCGTCACCCCTCCACAACCTTCCCAGCCACAAAAGGATCTCAGAGGGAGATTCAGTAACCTTCCCCTGCCTATTCCTATCCCACTGCAACACTAATTTTGTCCTTGATGAGAGGAGGAACTATATCTTACTATGACGATTTCAACCCCTGCTCTAGAGTGCTCACtgtattttgttatttactGCTACAGCCCCTTGTTTAGTGCAGTAGGACCCTGACCCATGGTGGGGTGTCTGGTGTGTTTAAAAGACAAGAATGAGGTCTTTGTGGCTGAGGCTCCTTTGtcaccattttttccccctttttttgtaGGATGTCTTCGAGATGAGGTTTGCAAAGATGCCTGATGAGCCTGCAGAggccccacctcctcctcctccaacaGCACCAGTTGTGagcaaaagcacagaaagcagccacagcagcGAGGAGAGCTCTTCCGACTCAGACAGCTCAGACTCAGAAGAAGAGCGAGCGACTCGGCTGGCGGAGCTCCAGGAGCAGGTTATTGTAGTGGCCAAGCTGTGCGTGTGTTTGTGCAGTAGAAAAGGCTTAGCagaaagggttttttttctttcttaaaaatccCATCTAGTCTGCGGTGCAGCAGTGATCTCCCCTTCTGCCAGCTCAAGGGGAAGAACTCCCAGCTGTGAAATAAGTGTAGTTTTGATGTGATGTTAGTTTTCCTTGAGATAACATCAGCTTTGAGAATGGTTCTGTACTTCCTGGGGATCCCAAAGTGTTCAGACATTATGAATGAAGGAGCACACAATACTGGGGATCTGGGTAAGCAACGTGACCCCCATTTGGTATGAGAGCTCAGGCACAGTGACACCCGTCACAATCTTCCTGTGTGATATTTTCACTCTGTACCTCATCTACAGAAGCCGTTTTGACTGTTACAAGCTCTGAGCCATGGCCTTTTTTATTACGCAGATATGCAGTGGTTGTAGGTACTACCTTAATGCAGCAAAGCATTAATAAAATGGCTTATCCAGTGTCTCAAAGCAAGTTAATAGGAGACCCAAGAAGGGAATCTGGCATTTCAGAGTCCACATTGCCAGCACTCTAGACCAAGCTATTAAGCTTACTTTTTATTCACTACTATAAAGCAAGAATTAAGTTTTCAGTTAGTTTCTGCACATTTGCACTGCATTCTTTAAAGAACTTCGAGCAAAGCTTGCTAAGTCCAATCAGTAGACTGCTTGATCACTAACTTTGGGATATATTTACAAGTCCAGGATATAGAGGAAGTGTATGTGGAGGCATCAGTTATCTTGCCTCACAGTCTGATCtagtttttcacttttctctccTAAGCTAAAGGCTGTCCACGAACAGCTAGCTGCATTGTCACAAGCACCAGTgaacaaaccaaagaaaaaaaaggagaagaaggaaaaagagaagaaaaagaaagacaaagagaaggaaaaggaaaagcacaaaGTAAAAgctgaggaggagaagaaacCCAAGGTGGCTCAACCACCGAAACAAGCCCAGCAGAAGAAAGCCCCAgctaaaaaagcaaacagcacgACCACAGCTAACAGGTGAGAGCTTGCCTCCTGCAACTTGCCTTAGGTGGGAATACCAAGGGCTTTCAGCCCagttttgtcccttttttttgTCCCATTGAATTCCCTGGTGAAGCTCGGTTGTCAGCACAGTTAACTCGCAATTGAATAGTGTCTCTGTTCCCAGACAACCTCAGGGAGTTTTTAAGTtagggctggcagcagagccatCACATTTCCACTGTCTGATTCTCTCAGAATCCCTGCCCAATCACTCTCAGAtaaggttttgctttttgtcttttgccTAGCCGGCAAGAACATGCTATTTCATTGCTGCCCCCCTGCTGCTACTTGGGTTTGTTGTCATGCCTCACAGCACTAAAATATATAGGATAGAACAGCTGATCTCA
Protein-coding sequences here:
- the BRD3 gene encoding bromodomain-containing protein 3 isoform X5; this encodes MAQALEKIFLQKVAQMPQEEVELLPPVPKGKGRKPSAGTQSAGAQQAVAVSSVSPPAPFQNVPPAVSQTPVIAATPVPTITANVPPVTAPPAAAPPPPAAPIMPVVPPTPPVVKKKGVKRKADTTTPTTSAITASRSESPTPLSDPKQAKIIARRESGGRPIKPPKKDLEDGEVPQHAGKKGKLSEHLKYCDSILKEMLSKKHAAYAWPFYKPVDAEALELHDYHDIIKHPMDLSTVKKKMDSREYQDAQGFAADIRLMFSNCYKYNPPDHEVVAMARKLQDVFEMRFAKMPDEPAEAPPPPPPTAPVVSKSTESSHSSEESSSDSDSSDSEEERATRLAELQEQLKAVHEQLAALSQAPVNKPKKKKEKKEKEKKKKDKEKEKEKHKVKAEEEKKPKVAQPPKQAQQKKAPAKKANSTTTANRQPKKGGKQASTSYDSDEEEEGLPMTYDEKRQLSLDINRLPGEKLGRVVHIIQSREPSLRDSNPDEIEIDFETLKPTTLRELERYVKSCLQKKQRKPFSASGKKQAAKSKEELAQEKKKELEKRLQDVSGQLNNNKKPAKKEKSGSAPSGGPSRLSSSSSSESGSSSSSGSSSDSSDSE